One genomic region from Peromyscus eremicus chromosome 20, PerEre_H2_v1, whole genome shotgun sequence encodes:
- the Znf641 gene encoding zinc finger protein 641 isoform X2 has protein sequence MLSEQTAALGAGWESASVQLGGAEPQVNRGNLEGPWRTAPGPLEHLHCGPEEEPLSLQEKAQSAPWVPAVPQEGNSGDWEMAAALLAAGSQGLVTIKDVSLCFSQEEWRSLDPSQTDFYGEYVMQENCGIVVSLRFPIPKLDMLSQLEGGEEQWVPDPQDLEGRDILKVTYTGDGSEHEGDTPELEAEPPRMLSSVSEDTVPWNPGQEQGWESMPRGSRGMLPRSPFLQEDSFSSLLCSSGMDSLLKPHTCPQCGKQFVWGSHLARHQQTHTGERPYSCLKCEKSFGRRHHLIRHQKTHLRDKPSRCSECGKNFRCNSHLASHQRVHAEGKSYKAQEVGESPAAGKQQPAPPVPKCHVCTECGKGFGRRHHLVRHWLTHTGEKPFHCPRCEKSFGRKHHLDRHLLTHQGQSPGSSWDRGTSVF, from the exons ATGCTTTCTGAACAGACGGCAGCCCTGGGAGCAGGATGGGAGTCGGCGAGCGTGCAGCTGGGTGGAGCAGAGCCCCAGGTGAACAGAGGAAACCTGGAAGGCCCGTGGAGAACAGCACCAGGGCCCCTGGAGCACCTTCACTGCGgtcctgaagaggagccactgtccCTTCAGGAGAAGG CTCAGTCTGCTCCCTGGGTTCCTGCCGTCCCCCAGGAGGGGAACTCTGGAGACTGGGAAATGGCAGCTGCCCTCCTTGCAGCCGGATCCCAG GGCCTGGTAACCATCAAGGATGTGTCACTGTGCTTCTCTCAGGAGGAGTGGCGGAGCCTGGATCCCTCTCAGACAGACTTTTATGGAGAATACGTCATGCAGGAAAACTGCGGGATTGTCGTCTCTCTGA GGTTTCCGATCCCCAAACTGGACATGCTTTCTCAgctagagggaggagaagaacaATGGGTCCCTGACCCCCAGGACTTAGAAGGGAGGGATATCCTGAAGGTCACATACACAG GAGACGGAAGTGAACATGAGGGTGATACTCCTGAACTAGAGGCAGAACCTCCCAGAATGTTATCCAGTGTATCTGAAGATACTGTTCCCTGGAATCCAGGGCAGGAGCAGGGCTGGGAGTCCATGCCCAGGGGCTCCAGGGGAATGCTCCCAAGGTCACCCTTTCTTCAGGAAGACAGCTTCTCAAGccttctgtgtagctctgggatGGATTCTCTCTTAAAGCCCCATACGTGCCCGCAGTGTGGGAAACAGTTTGTATGGGGCTCCCACCTCGCCAGGCACCAgcaaacacacactggagagagacCCTACAGCTGCCTCAAGTGTGAGAAAAGCTTTGGGCGAAGGCATCACCTGATCAGGCACCAGAAAACCCATCTACGCGACAAGCCAAGCAGGTGTTCTGAATGTGGCAAGAATTTTCGATGCAACTCCCATCTGGCCAGTCACCAGAGAGTGCACGCGGAAGGCAAGTCTTACAAGGCCCAAGAGGTTGGAGAGAGCCCTGCAGCTGGGAAACAGCAGCCTGCCCCCCCAGTGCCAAAGTGCCACGTGTGCACCGAATGTGGGAAGGGCTTCGGCCGAAGGCACCACCTCGTGAGACACTGGCTGACCCACACCGGGGAGAAACCCTTCCACTGCCCTCGCTGTGAGAAGAGCTTTGGCCGGAAGCACCACCTGGACCGGCACCTGCTGACCCACCAGGGACAGAGTCCCGGGAGCAGCTGGGACAGAGGGACATCTGTCTTTTGA
- the Znf641 gene encoding zinc finger protein 641 isoform X1: MQENCGIVVSLRFPIPKLDMLSQLEGGEEQWVPDPQDLEGRDILKVTYTGDGSEHEGDTPELEAEPPRMLSSVSEDTVPWNPGQEQGWESMPRGSRGMLPRSPFLQEDSFSSLLCSSGMDSLLKPHTCPQCGKQFVWGSHLARHQQTHTGERPYSCLKCEKSFGRRHHLIRHQKTHLRDKPSRCSECGKNFRCNSHLASHQRVHAEGKSYKAQEVGESPAAGKQQPAPPVPKCHVCTECGKGFGRRHHLVRHWLTHTGEKPFHCPRCEKSFGRKHHLDRHLLTHQGQSPGSSWDRGTSVF; encoded by the exons ATGCAGGAAAACTGCGGGATTGTCGTCTCTCTGA GGTTTCCGATCCCCAAACTGGACATGCTTTCTCAgctagagggaggagaagaacaATGGGTCCCTGACCCCCAGGACTTAGAAGGGAGGGATATCCTGAAGGTCACATACACAG GAGACGGAAGTGAACATGAGGGTGATACTCCTGAACTAGAGGCAGAACCTCCCAGAATGTTATCCAGTGTATCTGAAGATACTGTTCCCTGGAATCCAGGGCAGGAGCAGGGCTGGGAGTCCATGCCCAGGGGCTCCAGGGGAATGCTCCCAAGGTCACCCTTTCTTCAGGAAGACAGCTTCTCAAGccttctgtgtagctctgggatGGATTCTCTCTTAAAGCCCCATACGTGCCCGCAGTGTGGGAAACAGTTTGTATGGGGCTCCCACCTCGCCAGGCACCAgcaaacacacactggagagagacCCTACAGCTGCCTCAAGTGTGAGAAAAGCTTTGGGCGAAGGCATCACCTGATCAGGCACCAGAAAACCCATCTACGCGACAAGCCAAGCAGGTGTTCTGAATGTGGCAAGAATTTTCGATGCAACTCCCATCTGGCCAGTCACCAGAGAGTGCACGCGGAAGGCAAGTCTTACAAGGCCCAAGAGGTTGGAGAGAGCCCTGCAGCTGGGAAACAGCAGCCTGCCCCCCCAGTGCCAAAGTGCCACGTGTGCACCGAATGTGGGAAGGGCTTCGGCCGAAGGCACCACCTCGTGAGACACTGGCTGACCCACACCGGGGAGAAACCCTTCCACTGCCCTCGCTGTGAGAAGAGCTTTGGCCGGAAGCACCACCTGGACCGGCACCTGCTGACCCACCAGGGACAGAGTCCCGGGAGCAGCTGGGACAGAGGGACATCTGTCTTTTGA